The following proteins are encoded in a genomic region of Brachypodium distachyon strain Bd21 chromosome 1, Brachypodium_distachyon_v3.0, whole genome shotgun sequence:
- the LOC100828539 gene encoding uncharacterized protein LOC100828539 — MEAVESSVVVSCECCGLEEECTGEYIGGVRAYFAGRWLCGLCSESVKYEAGRKRAGGSANSTEDAVRAHMAFCRMLRRRDPAERVAEGMCQLLRTASGKKNNNRAGGASSSSSMPRPAPPAAVAAGCGRGAPPLAPRVGGAAVDRALI; from the coding sequence ATGGAGGCGGTGGAGTCGTCGGTGGTGGTGAGCTGCGAGTGCTGCGGGCTGGAGGAGGAGTGCACGGGGGAGTACATCGGCGGGGTGCGTGCCTACTTCGCCGGCCGCTGGCTCTGCGGGCTCTGCTCCGAGTCCGTCAAGTACGAGGCCGGGCGCAAGAGGGCCGGCGGTTCCGCTAATTCCACGGAGGACGCCGTGCGCGCGCATATGGCCTTCTGCCGCATGCTCCGGCGCCGGGACCCCGCCGAGCGCGTCGCCGAGGGCATGTGCCAGCTCCTGCGCACCGCCTCCgggaagaagaacaacaacCGGGCCGGcggggcctcctcctcgtcctccatgccgcggccggcgccgccggcggcagtggcTGCCGGCTGCGGACGCGGGGCTCCCCCGCTGGCGccgcgcgtcggcggcgccgctgtcGACCGGGCTCTGATTTGA
- the LOC100845342 gene encoding tRNA (guanine-N(7)-)-methyltransferase non-catalytic subunit wdr4 — protein sequence MEDVVVEEAEVSGAAEFAPALVAAHPLGHSVAVAVGPELRVFDLKGGCAVSMSDDSGGSSHSDAIRAISFSADGILLASAGDDKLVKIWKTDSWRCIRTITSEKRVSAVAISKDGLYVTFADKFGVIWLVTLGEDGEGQVSADNKPVSIFGHYCSIITSMKFSPDGRFIATADRDFKIRVTVFPKNPLKGAPEIQSFCLGHTEFVSCIAFTHLSGGSSFLLSGGGDSTVRLWDYINGCLLDTCHVKGKVGELAEPNETEDSNLAVADICLTNDGLLAAVAIQSLNGVMLLGCDHVDKKLSFLKVITMENSYIPTSLASSSSADLLWTVMGASNMPNQAASQLLTRVRIIPRFKKDLLASSDHSPAILEDSEVPYGEKLLLALQGSLDISKQEEVLASVLAALKVSMHKMLVKKNYSEERREQRKRGRNDKKIKK from the exons ATGGAGGACGTAGtggtcgaggaggcggaggtgagCGGCGCGGCAGAGTTcgcgccggcgctcgtcgcggCCCACCCGCTCGGCCactccgtcgccgtcgccgtcgggcCCGAGCTCCGCGTGTTCGATCTCAA GGGCGGCTGCGCAGTTTCGATGTCTGATGATTCTGGCGGCTCTTCTCACTCGGATGCTATAAGAGCTATTTCGTTTAGTGCGGATGGCATCTTGCTCGCATCTGCGGGTGATGACAAGCTTGTTAAGATTTGGAAAACCGACTCATGGCGCTGCATCCGAACTAT AACTTCGGAAAAGAGGGTTAGCGCAGTTGCTATTAGCAAAGATGGCCTGTATGTTACATTTGCAGACAAATTTGGTGTTATTTGGCTGGTTACTCTGGGGGAAGATGGTGAAGGGCAGGTGTCAGCTGATAACAAACCTGTGTCAATTTTTGGTCACTACTGCAGTATTATTACTAGCATG AAGTTCTCACCAGATGGACGATTCATTGCTACTGCGGACCGAGACTTCAAAATCCGA GTTACAGTATTCCCAAAGAATCCTCTAAAAGGGGCTCCCGAAATACAGAGCTTTTGTCTTGGACATACAGA GTTTGTGTCTTGCATTGCCTTCACACATCTTTCAGGAGGATCAAGCTTTCTATTATCTGGGGGCGGTGATTCAACT GTCCGGCTGTGGGACTACATAAATGGCTGCCTCCTTGATACGTGCCATGTCAAAGGCAAG GTTGGGGAACTTGCAGAGCCAAATGAAACTGAAGACAGCAACCTTGCTGTCGCGGATATATGTCTGACAAATGATGGCTTGCTGGCTGCTGTAGCTATTCAAAG TTTGAACGGCGTAATGCTCTTAGGATGTGATCACGTAGACAAGAAGTTATCTTTTCTAAAG GTGATTACAATGGAAAATAGCTACATTCCCACTAGCTTAGCTTCCAGTTCCTCAGCAGATCTTCTGTGGACTGTCATGGGCGCATCAAATATGCCGAACCAGGCTGCTTCCCAGTTATTAACCCGTGTAAGAATTATCCCCCGCTTCAAGAAGGACCTATTGGCCTCCTCCGATCACAGCCCCGCAATCCTGGAGGACAGTGAAGTACCATATGGCGAGAAACTTCTCCTGGCGCTACAAGGGAGCCTCGACATTTCGAAGCAGGAGGAGGTGCTGGCTTCCGTGCTAGCCGCCCTGAAAGTCTCGATGCACAAGATGCTGGTGAAGAAGAACTActcggaggagaggagggagcaAAGGAAGAGGGGCAGGAACGAtaagaagatcaagaagtaG
- the LOC100821352 gene encoding uncharacterized protein LOC100821352 → MFLRSKVQEMILRRRSRSMNSSAAAVSCDGGGKGAPTRAAPFASPKLLQHSSSLPAGSCGAIGSPLRDPDTPPPPLYSMSPTSVLDASAAFAAPGSPVGGGSTSKRRPWCDGCGGLADALDCDGGQQRQRRSVLAAVKAPAPALVRSCSLDRRVEFGVKNKSSWLPIHGGRAPGEETKAAAVSPAPEEMELEMEPSSEDYTCVISRGPNPRTVHIFGDRVIEGAGESSPRQIINLPPPPAAGGDRGFLSL, encoded by the coding sequence ATGTTCCTGAGATCCAAGGTCCAGGAGATGATTCTCAGGAGGAGGTCCAGATCGATGaactcgtcggcggcggcggtttcgtgcgacggcggcggcaagggtgCTCCAACTCGGGCGGCGCCGTTCGCCTCGCCGAAGCTGCTGCAGCACTCCTCGTCTCTCCCGGCGGGCAGCTGCGGCGCCATCGGGAGCCCCCTGCGGGACCCCgatacgccgccgccgcccctctaCTCCATGAGCCCGACCTCCGTGCTCGACGCGTCGGCGGCCTTCGCGGCGCCCGGCTCCccagtcggcggcggcagcaccaGCAAGCGCCGGCCGTGGTGCGACGGCTGCGGCGGCCTCGCCGACGCGCTCGACTGCGACGGCGGGCagcagaggcagaggaggagcgTCCTGGCGGCCGTgaaggcgccggcgccggctctgGTCAGGTCGTGCTCCCTGGACCGCCGCGTGGAGTTCGGCGTGAAGAACAAGAGCTCGTGGCTGCCGATTCACGGCGGCCGCGCCCCGGGGGAAGAAACCAAGGCTGCGGCGGTgtccccggcgccggaggagatgGAGTTAGAGATGGAGCCGTCGTCCGAGGACTACACCTGCGTCATCTCCCGCGGGCCCAACCCGAGGACCGTGCACATCTTCGGCGACCGCGTCATCGAGGGCGCCGGCGAGAGCTCCCCGCGGCAGATCATCaacctcccgccgccgccggccgcgggtGGAGACAGGGGCTTCTTGAGCTTGTGA
- the LOC100823518 gene encoding autophagy-related protein 16 has protein sequence MTDVEVGKAAIRDALRSLRRRHQVEEGAHRPAIEALQRPFAAHSLEWKEKAEKNELELQQCYKAQSRLSEQLVAEIDEGKTSKAQLKENETLIKTLQSKNEETSEENVQLKQAVEEKTNALDLLIQEHQVAKAELEKALTKLKAVEHDNKELIKRCMEEKMASAERLNEANAMYEEMVLMQKAAGIGGIQHNAKQETDGIIRRSEAGYPETSIPSTCRITIRAHDGGCGSIIFQNNTDKLISGGQDQAVKIWSANTGALTSTLQGCLGSVNDLAVTNDDKFVVAACSSNKLFVWEISGGRPRHTLTGHTKNVSSVDASWVKSLIIASSSNDRTIKIWDLQTGFCKSTIMSASNPNSLAFIDGDIICSGHRDGNLRLHDTRSGKLLTTVAAHLDVSSVCVSRSKNLVLSTGRDNVHKLFDLRMGMHTMEICGTFRAPGNRVVGNWGRPCISPDENYMAAGSSDGSVYIWPISKDGAPTILEGHSLSVVSSAWCGFGPLATADKNHIYIWA, from the exons ATGACGGACGTCGAGGTCGGCAAGGCGGCAATCCGGGATGCCCTGAGgtcgctgcggcggcggcatcaaGTCGAGGAGGGGGCCCATCGCCCTGCCATCGAGGCGCTACAACGGCCCTTCGCCGCCCAC TCTTTGGAGTGGAAAGAAAAGGCTGAGAAGAACGAGTTGGAGCTGCAGCAGTGCTATAAGGCTCAATCCCGTTTGTCCGAGCAGCTCGTTGCCGAGATAGATGAGGGGAAAACATCAAAAGCGCAGCTGAAGGAGAATGAGACGCTGATTAAAACTTTGCAGAGTAAAAACGAGGAAACTAG CGAAGAAAATGTACAGCTAAAACAGGCAGttgaagaaaagacaaacGCTTTAGATCTTCTAATTCAGGAGCATCAGGTGGCTAAAGCCGAACTTGAAAAGGCGCTAACAAAACTGAAAGCTGTGGAGCATGACAACAAGGAGCTGATCAAACGATGcatggaggagaagatggcgAGTGCAGAGAGACTTAATGAG gcAAATGCAATGTATGAAGAGATGGTTCTAATGCAAAAGGCAGCTGGGATTGGTGGAATACAACACAATGCAAAACAAGAAACCGATGGCATCATTCGTCGATCTGAAGCTGGGTACCCAGAAACATCAATTCCATCTACATGCAGAATCACTATCCGTGCTCATGATGGTGGGTGCGGATCTATAATTTTCCAAAATAACACAGACAAGCTAATCAGTGGTGGCCAGGATCAAGCTGTGAAGATATGGTCTGCAAATACTGGTGCTTTAACCTCCACTCTACAAGGTTGCTTGGGGTCTGTCAACGATCTTGCAGTGACCAATGATGACAAGTTTGTAGTTGCTGCCTGTAGCTCTAACAAGTTGTTTGTCTGGGAAATTAGTGGTGGGCGTCCTCGTCACACTCTGACTGGCCACACGAAAAATGTTTCTTCTGTAGACGCAAGCTGGGTGAAAAGCCTGATTATTGCTAGTTCATCCAACGATCGTACTATCAAGATTTGGGATCTCCAAACTGGCTTCTGTAAAAGCACCATAATGTCAGCAAGCAACCCCAACTCACTAGCTTTCATCGATGGAGATATCATTTGCTCAGGTCACAGGGATGGAAACCTTCGGTTACACGATACCCGCAGTGGTAAATTGTTAACCACAGTAGCTGCTCATCTTGATGTCAGCTCGGTATGTGTATCTCGGAGCAAAAATCTTGTTCTTTCTACTGGAAGGGACAATGTGCACAAGCTTTTTGACCTCAGAATGGGAATGCATACTATGGAGATTTGCGGAACATTCAGGGCCCCAGGTAACAGAGTGGTTGGCAACTGGGGCAGACCTTGTATAAGCCCTGATGAAAACTACATGGCGGCTGGCTCGTCTGATGGGTCTGTTTACATATGGCCAATATCAAAGGATGGTGCACCGACCATCCTAGAGGGCCATTCTTTATCGGTCGTTTCAAGTGCATGGTGTGGGTTTGGACCTCTTGCCACAGCTGACAAGAATCATATTTATATCTGGGCTTGA
- the LOC100828837 gene encoding pentatricopeptide repeat-containing protein At3g22670, mitochondrial produces the protein MRRCCRVILSTPPKGNHIALSFWTAGSDLPDWFRNPKKDGDSLDDDDDDSNDDFVLPIKSDPVVERSHGSVSKPLSILPGCPAPASHEEAEFEADIDEVSRILSSHFASPEAIVIAMDCCPVRVSGRMVDKILRRFGSDWVAAFGFFMWAGAQEGYCHHADLYNLMVDILGKFKQFDLLWGLIRQMDEIGCLVSLATMTKVMRRLAGANRWTDAIDAFNKMDQFGVVRDTKAMNALLDTLCKEKSVKRARGVFQELRGVVPPDESSFNTLVHGWCQARMLNEARDTMKEMEEHGFSPSVITYTSLIEAYCMEKDFQTVYAILNEMCSKGCRPNVITYTIVMHALGKAGRTQEALDVFDKVKRDGCVPDASFYNSIIYILGRAGRLEDANSVFDEMCRTGIPPTVAIFNTMISAACDHSQAENALKILVKMEEQSCKPDIKTYTPLLKLCCKRQWMKILPFLICHMFRKDISPDFSTYILLVTWLCRNGKPAQSCLFLEEMVLKGFMPKQETFDLVMEKLDKGNLHSAKKKIQHLKLRAAALKHTGSSYSRKDGDAGQRCSVLSNDCGGES, from the coding sequence ATGCGCCGGTGCTGCCGAGTTATTCTGTCGACGCCGCCTAAAGGGAACCACATAGCGTTGAGCTTCTGGACTGCAGGCTCCGACCTGCCCGACTGGTTCAGGAACCCAAAGAAGGACGGTGACTctttggatgatgatgatgacgataGTAATGACGACTTTGTGCTCCCGATCAAGTCCGACCCCGTGGTAGAACGGAGCCACGGAAGCGTCTCCAAACCGCTGTCGATCCTCCCAGGTTGTCCTGCGCCCGCCTCCCATGAGGAAGCCGAGTTCGAGGCCGACATTGACGAAGTCAGCAGGATCCTGAGCTCTCACTTTGCGTCTCCGGAGGCCATTGTGATAGCCATGGACTGCTGCCCTGTGAGGGTCTCAGGCCGCATGGTTGACAAGATTCTGAGGAGGTTTGGCAGCGACTGGGTGGCGGCGTTTGGGTTCTTTATGTGGGCAGGCGCTCAGGAAGGTTACTGCCACCATGCTGATTTGTACAACTTGATGGTGGATATACTAGGAAAGTTTAAACAGTTTGATCTGCTGTGGGGCTTGATCAGGCAGATGGATGAGATCGGGTGCTTGGTATCGTTGGCAACAATGACCAAGGTGATGAGGAGGCTCGCTGGGGCCAATCGGTGGACCGACGCCATTGATGCCTTCAATAAAATGGACCAGTTTGGCGTCGTGAGAGACACTAAGGCCATGAATGCGCTCCTGGACACTTTGTGCAAGGAGAAGAGCGTGAAGCGCGCGAGAGGTGTGTTCCAAGAGTTGAGGGGGGTAGTGCCCCCCGATGAGAGCAGCTTCAACACGCTGGTCCATGGGTGGTGCCAGGCGCGGATGCTGAATGAAGCTCGTGATACGATGAAGGAGATGGAGGAACATGGCTTCAGTCCATCAGTGATAACTTACACCAGCCTGATAGAAGCATACTGCATGGAGAAAGATTTTCAGACAGTCTACGCCATCTTGAATGAGATGTGCTCCAAAGGATGCCGTCCAAATGTTATCACATACACGATCGTGATGCATGCGTTAGGGAAGGCCGGAAGAACACAAGAAGCTTTGGATGTTTTTGATAAGGTGAAGAGGGATGGCTGTGTCCCAGATGCTTCCTTCTACAACTCTATCATCTATATACTTGGAAGAGCAGGGAGACTGGAGGATGCAAACTCTGTGTTTGATGAGATGTGCAGAACTGGAATTCCCCCCACTGTTGCTATCTTCAACACCATGATTTCTGCTGCATGCGACCACTCTCAGGCAGAGAATGCCCTGAAGATTCTGGTCAAGATGGAGGAGCAGTCATGCAAGCCTGACATAAAGACATACACCCCATTACTGAAGCTGTGCTGTAAAAGGCAATGGATGAAGATACTTCCGTTCCTAATATGCCACATGTTTAGAAAGGACATCAGCCCTGATTTCAGCACTTACATATTGTTGGTTACTTGGCTATGCCGGAACGGGAAGCCTGCTCAGTCTTGTCTGTTCTTGGAGGAGATGGTGCTGAAGGGCTTTATGCCAAAGCAGGAGACATTTGATCTTGTAATGGAGAAGCTTGATAAGGGTAATTTGCATTCAGCAAAGAAAAAGATTCAGCATCTCAAGTTGCGGGCAGCTGCCCTGAAGCATACTGGTTCCTCTTATTCGAGAAAGGACGGTGATGCTGGACAACGTTGCTCTGTACTGTCAAACGACTGTGGTGGTGAATCTTAG
- the LOC100829138 gene encoding ATP-dependent RNA helicase SUV3, mitochondrial, which produces MAVATLLLRRALSSFHHDVYIRCLLSSSDLHSMVNSSNLRFWRGYHNSGKFDFTDMTDPHMWYPNAREKKRKVFLHVGPTNSGKTHNALKRLEASSSGVYCGPLRLLAREVAKRLNNADVPCNLITGQEREEIEGAKHSSVTVEIADVTTEYQCAVIDEIQMIGCKTRGFSFTRALLGLCSDELHVCGDPAAVPIIQRMLEPTGDVVTVQYYERLSPLVPLKSTLGSFSNIKEGDCMVTFSRREIYKLKKKIEMEGKHLCSVVYGSLPPETRTKQATMFNDEASELNVLVASDAIGMGLNLNISRIIFSTLEKFDGVRMRELTVPEIKQIAGRAGRYGSKFPVGEVTCLHAEDLPLLHSSLKLPSPIIERAGLFPTFDLLSVYSRLHGTDFFHPILERFLEKAKLSPDYFIADCEDMLKVAAIVDELPLGLYDKYIFCLSPVDVRDDISTQGLIQFAGNYAKKGTVRLKERFTSGTLRVPKTHNQLKELESVHKVLELYVWLGYRFEDSFPDRELAASQKSICSMLIEEYLERSGWQQQGQKRFLHSPRKLRQEYDASQLRGYFQEIDTRSK; this is translated from the exons ATGGCGGTTGCCACGCTTCTGCTCCGGAGGGCGCTTTCGTCGTTCCACCATG ATGTTTATATTCGCTGCCTTCTCTCCAGTTCTGATCTACATTCCATGGTCAATTCTTCCAATCTGAGATTTTGGAGGGGCTACCACAACTCTGGGAAGTTTGATTTTACTGATATGAC CGATCCTCATATGTGGTACCCGAATGCCCGAGAAAAGAAGCGCAAAGTATTTTTACACGTCGGTCCTACAAACAGTGGGAAAACACATAATGCTCTCAAGAGATTAGAAGCAAGTTCTTCAG GTGTGTACTGTGGACCTCTAAGATTGTTAGCACGGGAGGTAGCAAAAAGATTAAACAACGCTGATGTCCCTTGTAACTTGATTACTGGACAAGAAAGGGAAGAAATTGAAGGTGCAAAGCATAGCTCAGTGACGGTTGAGATAGCTGATGTGACAACTGAGTATCAGTGTGCTGTTATTGATGAGATTCAG ATGATTGGCTGTAAAACAAGGGGTTTTTCATTCACGCGTGCACTTCTGGGGCTTTGTTCAGATGAGCTTCACGTTTGTGGTGACCCAGCTGCTGTTCCTATTATTCAGCGAATGCTTGAACCTACTGGTGATGTTGTTACG GTTCAATATTATGAGAGACTGTCTCCTTTGGTTCCTCTGAAGTCTACACTTGGATCTTTCTCTAACATCAAGGAAGGGGATTGCATGGTAACGTTCTCACGGCGTGAGATATATAAGCTTAAG aaaaaaattgaaatggaGGGGAAGCATCTTTGTTCTGTAGTCTATGGCTCTTTGCCACCAGAAACTCGAACAAAACAG GCAACAATGTTTAATGATGAAGCCAGTGAACTTAATGTGCTGGTGGCTAGCGATGCTATTGGAATGGGTCTTAATCTGAACATTTCTAGAATTATTTTCTCTACGCTGGAGAAGTTTGATGGCGTCCGCATGAGGGAACTAACTGTGCCTGAGATCAAACAGATTGCTG GAAGAGCTGGGAGATATGGGTCTAAATTTCCAGTTGGTGAAGTGACCTGTCTACATGCGGAAGATCTCCCATTACTGCACTCATCTCTGAAGTTGCCTTCCCCCATTATAGAG CGTGCTGGACTTTTCCCCACCTTCGATCTATTGTCTGTGTATTCAAGATTGCATGGAACCGACTTTTTTCACCCTATTTTG GAACGTTTCTTGGAGAAGGCTAAGCTGTCTCCGGACTATTTTATTGCCGATTGTGAAGATATGCTG AAAGTTGCTGCTATTGTTGATGAATTGCCTCTTGGGTTGTACGATAAATACATCTTTTGTCTCAG TCCAGTGGATGTGCGTGATGATATATCTACTCAAGGATTAATTCAG TTTGCAGGAAATTATGCAAAGAAGGGCACTGTTCGACTTAAAGAAAGATTTACATCCGGAACACTCCGGGTGCCCAAAACACACAATCAACTCAAGGAGCTTGAATCAGTTCACAAG GTCCTAGAGTTGTATGTGTGGTTAGGCTACAGATTTGAGGACTCTTTCCCAGACCGTGAACTGGCGGCTTCCCAAAAGTCAATCTGTAGCAT GTTGATTGAAGAATATCTTGAGAGATCAGGATGGCAGCAACAAGGACAAAAGAGGTTTTTACATAGTCCACGGAAATTGCGCCAAGAATATGATGCATCACAATT GCGTGGGTATTTTCAAGAAATTGATACAAGATCAAAATAG